A window from Methylococcus mesophilus encodes these proteins:
- the bioB gene encoding biotin synthase BioB: protein MQAEVAVTTNQERVGEPVLRHDWTQGEVEALFARPFSELLYQAQTVHRRHFDPSEVQVSSLLSVKTGACSEDCAYCPQSAHHETGLKRESLMPLEEVLDAARRAKSEGATRFCMGAAWRSPRDGDLDAIAAMVEGVKALGMETCVTAGMLSDPQTRRLKEAGLDYYNHNLDTSESYYGEIITTRTYQDRLDTLQRVRDAGMHVCCGGIVGMGESAADRAGLLIGLANLPRHPESVPINLLVKVEGTPLADAAALDPLDFVRTVAVARIMMPASRVRLSAGRSDMSDEMQVLCFLAGANSIFYGEKLLTTENPQAQRDKQLFARLGLRMAGLGC, encoded by the coding sequence ATGCAAGCAGAAGTTGCGGTAACGACGAACCAGGAGCGGGTTGGAGAACCGGTGCTGCGCCATGACTGGACCCAGGGCGAGGTCGAGGCCCTGTTCGCGCGGCCATTCAGCGAGCTGCTGTACCAAGCCCAGACCGTGCACCGCCGCCATTTCGATCCGAGCGAAGTCCAGGTCAGCAGCCTGCTCAGCGTCAAGACCGGCGCCTGTTCGGAAGACTGCGCCTATTGTCCGCAGAGCGCGCATCACGAGACCGGCCTCAAGCGCGAGTCGCTGATGCCGCTGGAAGAGGTGCTGGACGCCGCCCGACGGGCGAAATCGGAAGGCGCCACGCGGTTCTGCATGGGCGCTGCCTGGCGCAGCCCGCGCGATGGCGACCTGGACGCCATCGCGGCGATGGTCGAGGGCGTCAAGGCGCTGGGGATGGAAACCTGCGTCACCGCGGGAATGCTGAGCGACCCACAGACCCGGCGGCTCAAGGAGGCGGGCCTGGATTACTACAACCATAACCTGGACACCTCGGAAAGCTATTACGGCGAGATCATCACCACCCGAACCTACCAGGACCGGCTGGATACGCTGCAACGGGTGCGCGATGCGGGCATGCACGTGTGCTGCGGCGGCATCGTCGGCATGGGCGAATCCGCCGCCGACCGCGCCGGTCTGCTGATCGGTCTGGCCAATCTGCCGCGCCACCCGGAGAGCGTGCCGATCAACCTGCTGGTGAAGGTGGAGGGCACGCCGCTGGCCGATGCGGCAGCGCTCGATCCGCTCGATTTCGTGCGCACCGTCGCCGTGGCGCGCATCATGATGCCGGCTTCCCGGGTACGGCTGTCGGCCGGACGCTCGGACATGAGCGACGAGATGCAGGTCCTGTGTTTCCTGGCCGGGGCCAATTCGATCTTCTACGGCGAGAAACTGTTGACCACGGAGAATCCGCAGGCCCAGCGCGACAAGCAGTTGTTCGCGCGTTTAGGGCTGCGCATGGCGGGCCTGGGCTGCTGA
- a CDS encoding PilN domain-containing protein: MVDFSKPIDLDVQAFLRWWAGELAFLVPDRLRRLLGGRTSWIFLTWRAETLEAVHRTANGTRPLGSFTLDEAGREAWRRLLEAEPELAEIRTVFRLLPDQCMTRVVKLPLATEENLQQVIAFELDRFTPFKPDQVYFGARVIERLKAAGQIRVDLAVVPKDRLDLMLESMIASGWRPDYVDVSEDPYKRSHQLLPERFLVKRSRWNRWLNFGLAGLAVALFLALLIVPVWKKSEWVDQIEAEVRKAGKAAKEVEALRQEAEQMAHEMGYLAQKKRKDPIVLDVLNELSKVMPDDTWLNGFQYKDGHLVVQGQSPSASSLIARMETSEEFKNTSFVSPVTKDVSNGLERFQIASDAVNGRSSEAPAQPENPGQ; this comes from the coding sequence ATGGTGGATTTCAGCAAACCGATAGACCTGGATGTCCAGGCTTTCCTGCGATGGTGGGCGGGCGAACTGGCTTTTCTGGTTCCGGATCGTCTCCGGCGCCTGTTGGGAGGGCGGACGTCCTGGATATTTCTGACCTGGCGGGCGGAAACGCTCGAGGCGGTCCACCGGACCGCGAACGGCACGCGCCCGCTCGGCTCGTTCACGCTGGACGAGGCCGGCCGCGAGGCATGGCGCCGGTTGCTGGAGGCGGAGCCCGAACTGGCCGAAATCCGGACGGTTTTCCGGCTTCTGCCCGATCAGTGCATGACTCGGGTGGTCAAACTGCCTCTGGCGACGGAAGAGAACCTGCAGCAGGTCATCGCATTCGAACTCGACCGCTTCACGCCGTTCAAGCCCGACCAGGTCTATTTCGGCGCGCGGGTGATCGAACGGCTGAAGGCGGCGGGCCAGATCCGGGTGGATCTGGCCGTGGTTCCGAAAGACAGGCTCGACCTGATGCTGGAATCCATGATCGCGTCCGGCTGGCGGCCGGACTACGTGGACGTGAGCGAGGATCCCTACAAGCGATCGCACCAGTTGTTGCCCGAACGGTTCCTCGTGAAAAGAAGTCGGTGGAACCGCTGGCTCAACTTCGGTTTGGCCGGTTTAGCCGTGGCGCTGTTTCTGGCGCTCCTGATCGTGCCTGTCTGGAAAAAAAGCGAATGGGTCGACCAAATCGAGGCCGAGGTGCGCAAAGCGGGCAAGGCGGCCAAGGAAGTGGAGGCGCTGCGGCAGGAGGCAGAGCAGATGGCGCACGAGATGGGGTATCTGGCGCAGAAAAAGCGCAAGGATCCGATCGTGCTGGACGTTCTCAACGAGCTGAGCAAGGTCATGCCCGACGACACCTGGCTGAACGGCTTCCAGTACAAGGACGGGCATCTCGTGGTCCAGGGACAGTCGCCGTCGGCATCCAGCCTCATCGCCCGTATGGAGACTTCGGAGGAGTTCAAGAACACCAGTTTCGTCTCACCCGTCACCAAGGACGTGTCGAACGGCCTGGAGCGGTTCCAGATTGCGTCGGATGCAGTCAATGGGAGGTCTTCTGAAGCGCCTGCTCAACCTGAAAATCCAGGTCAGTAA
- a CDS encoding ComF family protein — MKTVNGWLNIIQNWIYPPTCLLCGDDGERGLDLCGACERQLPRTGTACLRCGEALPDGAPSPCGRCLQHPPPFDSCLAAFRYEEPIRHLIHGLKFGHRHACARTLGELAATHFLLHAEMPELIVPVPLHASRYRARGFNQSLEIARHLSRNLQVPLEFRALTRNRTTRPQAELSAKERAKNIRGAFRLEREVNVRHVAILDDVVTTGATVSELARTLRQAGVDRIDVWAVARA; from the coding sequence ATGAAAACTGTAAACGGCTGGCTGAATATTATACAGAACTGGATCTATCCGCCCACCTGTCTGTTGTGCGGCGACGACGGGGAAAGGGGACTGGATCTGTGCGGGGCATGCGAGCGCCAGCTTCCCAGGACCGGCACCGCGTGCCTGCGTTGCGGCGAAGCCCTGCCGGACGGGGCACCCAGCCCCTGCGGCCGCTGCCTGCAACACCCCCCGCCGTTCGATAGCTGCCTCGCGGCGTTCCGCTACGAAGAGCCCATCCGACATCTGATCCACGGGCTCAAGTTCGGTCACCGCCATGCCTGCGCCCGCACGCTGGGGGAATTGGCCGCCACCCACTTCCTGCTACATGCGGAAATGCCCGAACTCATCGTTCCGGTTCCGCTGCACGCTTCCCGCTACCGCGCACGCGGCTTCAACCAGTCGCTGGAAATCGCCCGGCACCTGAGCCGGAACCTGCAGGTCCCTTTGGAGTTTCGCGCCCTGACACGAAACCGCACCACCCGGCCGCAAGCCGAACTGTCGGCCAAAGAACGGGCGAAAAACATCCGCGGCGCCTTCCGGCTGGAACGGGAAGTCAATGTCCGCCACGTCGCCATTCTCGACGACGTGGTAACGACGGGGGCAACGGTGAGCGAACTGGCGCGAACGCTGCGGCAGGCGGGTGTCGATCGAATCGACGTCTGGGCCGTGGCGCGGGCCTGA
- a CDS encoding type II secretion system minor pseudopilin, whose translation MARACGQKGMALVLVLWMLTLMTIMAGSFSLTLHRESELVSGIRGTAQARALAEGGIYYAMPMLVERDPAKRWKTDGTPYPVSLGTGRLMIRVLDEEGKLDMNTASDAALRELFLQVTGDEGLAQRLSDAIVDWRDPDDLKRPSGAERSEYEAMGKTGPRNRPFQVADELMEVLGFAPAVYQRIEPLITVYTGRDGINPAKAGPEMLRIVFKGDEAAVAEYIAQRSVAIGNAPPPIPANRANSPIKLTTGGDTAYGISVEAVLPDGDRAAVEAVLKRQQNAQHLPFSILNWKIPRLHEPSGGFPPVAGY comes from the coding sequence ATGGCGCGGGCCTGTGGCCAGAAAGGCATGGCACTCGTGCTGGTCCTGTGGATGCTGACGCTCATGACGATCATGGCCGGGAGTTTTTCCCTTACCTTGCACCGCGAATCGGAACTGGTAAGCGGAATCCGCGGTACGGCCCAGGCGCGCGCGCTGGCCGAAGGCGGCATCTACTACGCCATGCCCATGCTGGTCGAAAGAGACCCCGCCAAGCGCTGGAAGACCGACGGCACGCCTTATCCGGTCTCCCTGGGCACGGGCCGGCTGATGATTCGCGTCCTGGACGAAGAGGGTAAGCTGGACATGAATACGGCGTCGGACGCCGCGCTGCGGGAGTTGTTCCTGCAGGTCACGGGCGACGAGGGTCTGGCTCAGCGCCTGTCGGATGCCATCGTGGACTGGCGCGACCCCGATGACCTCAAGCGGCCCAGCGGTGCCGAGCGCAGCGAATATGAAGCGATGGGGAAAACGGGGCCGCGCAACCGCCCGTTCCAGGTTGCCGACGAACTGATGGAAGTGCTGGGATTCGCCCCGGCGGTTTATCAGCGCATCGAACCGCTGATCACGGTGTACACCGGGCGCGACGGCATCAATCCCGCCAAGGCCGGACCGGAGATGCTGCGCATCGTGTTCAAGGGCGACGAAGCAGCCGTTGCCGAATACATCGCGCAGCGTTCCGTTGCCATCGGGAACGCCCCGCCGCCGATCCCGGCCAACCGCGCCAACAGTCCGATCAAACTGACGACGGGGGGCGATACCGCTTACGGCATATCGGTCGAGGCGGTGCTTCCCGACGGCGACAGAGCGGCCGTGGAGGCGGTCTTGAAACGTCAGCAGAACGCCCAGCATTTGCCGTTTTCCATATTAAATTGGAAAATTCCACGTTTACATGAACCTTCCGGCGGTTTTCCCCCCGTTGCCGGGTATTGA
- the gspM gene encoding type II secretion system protein GspM — MGGLLKRLLNLKIQVSKSRASALGLLALVILALYGLIMAPLWALSSGYDESIESLLFRLKRFQTVAAERSYWEGRLEEIRNEGEQAKNLFSQATPALAAADLQSRIKDTVTSAGGELISTQVIPERKEDQFTRIAVKVRLNGSTEVLRQVLYDIESEQPVLFVENLNLRPIRVPPRPGQKQAAAPDKLSIDFDAVGYMSQKAP, encoded by the coding sequence ATGGGAGGTCTTCTGAAGCGCCTGCTCAACCTGAAAATCCAGGTCAGTAAGTCCAGGGCCTCGGCCCTGGGTTTGCTGGCGCTGGTTATCCTGGCACTGTACGGGTTGATCATGGCGCCGCTATGGGCCTTGTCCTCCGGCTACGACGAGTCAATCGAAAGCCTGCTGTTCCGGCTGAAGCGCTTTCAGACGGTGGCGGCCGAAAGGTCGTACTGGGAGGGGCGCCTGGAGGAAATCCGCAACGAAGGCGAGCAGGCGAAGAACCTGTTTTCCCAGGCCACTCCCGCTCTGGCCGCGGCGGATCTGCAGTCGCGCATCAAGGATACCGTGACCTCCGCGGGAGGCGAACTGATCAGCACCCAGGTGATCCCCGAGCGCAAGGAGGACCAGTTCACCCGCATTGCGGTGAAAGTGCGTTTGAACGGCAGTACCGAAGTGTTGCGGCAAGTGTTGTACGACATCGAATCGGAGCAGCCGGTGTTGTTCGTGGAAAACCTGAACCTCCGCCCGATTCGCGTTCCGCCCCGCCCTGGCCAGAAGCAAGCGGCGGCGCCGGACAAGCTGAGCATCGATTTCGATGCGGTCGGCTATATGTCGCAGAAAGCACCATGA
- a CDS encoding prepilin-type N-terminal cleavage/methylation domain-containing protein: MAPRGFTLIEVLIATSLLAVMSLILTASLRMAAASWEKGEVSVERASRALVVQEFLRARLATAFPIREAGEMNRMVLAFRGSPQTLSFVSSLPAYVRGGLHRFRLYLARREEGVDLRVAVLPLTNSPQDPVTPIDDVLVLEGVEEFHLSYLGQNERTGDLAWVEEWNEPIMPRMVRLTIKPEGEEPWPPLMVAPRLDMAR; the protein is encoded by the coding sequence ATGGCGCCCCGCGGTTTTACCCTGATCGAGGTGCTGATCGCCACCAGCCTCCTGGCGGTGATGTCGCTGATTCTGACCGCGAGCCTGCGCATGGCGGCCGCCTCGTGGGAAAAGGGCGAGGTTTCGGTGGAGCGGGCCAGCCGCGCCCTGGTGGTGCAGGAGTTCCTTCGCGCCCGTCTGGCAACGGCGTTTCCGATCCGGGAAGCCGGCGAGATGAACCGCATGGTGCTGGCGTTTCGCGGCAGTCCGCAAACCCTGAGTTTCGTGTCCAGCCTGCCGGCTTACGTGCGGGGCGGTCTCCACCGGTTCAGGCTGTATCTGGCGCGGCGGGAGGAGGGCGTAGACCTGCGGGTCGCCGTCCTGCCATTGACCAACAGTCCCCAGGACCCGGTCACACCCATCGACGACGTGCTCGTCCTGGAAGGGGTGGAGGAGTTCCATCTGTCCTACCTGGGACAGAACGAACGGACCGGCGATTTGGCCTGGGTCGAGGAATGGAACGAACCGATCATGCCGCGGATGGTCCGGCTCACGATCAAGCCGGAAGGCGAGGAGCCGTGGCCACCGCTGATGGTGGCGCCCCGCCTCGATATGGCGCGGTGA
- the gspD gene encoding type II secretion system secretin GspD: protein MPKFIQRIIAVSVSATLGLSGCESLMPDYYKKPASPDSLKIEKVSSEPPPAPLAEAQTDMLKKPEYYPRKGSVVNPPSSSGGGYPGSATSSAGGGATGKGGGRTSPRKEGKYTLNFDDADLSEVTKVILGDTLKVNYVLSPKVTGKVSLQTTRPLTEDEMIPTLETLLRMNGAALIRDGGMYKIEPDAQAAISASGPGVGRGMMEPGYQLRVVPLRYISAQEMQKVLEPIMPPKAVLRMDETRNLVMVAGTAEELGGVMEAVQIFDVDYMRGMSVAIYPVKNADVPTIAEELTKVLGLGGKGAMGNVLRILPIERLNAILAVAPEMHHLQEVQDWIERLDRYNTTRTGNVHVYRCQHVDATELARTLGGIFGGGAGKSGPSLAPGLTGMDVSSGSSSAFGSASSAGFGGTSSGTGYGGSGSSFGGSGSSFGGTGSSTGSGSTLGGSSGGMGSSTGGSSGGLGRSGGGMGGTGGGLGTSGGSFGGGRSGAGGQGTSMMQLGNNARVVADPSNNALIVIAKPQDWKEIEAVIQALDILPLQVLIDATIVEISLVNDLKYGLKWLINSGSSHSTMNSNILSTFKDFFGTAGGFSYAFIANGGNVKVLLNMLASENLVNVISSPSLMVLNNQQAKINVGDQVPVLTGTGSTTINTTSQFNQYQQQQSGVTLQIRPRVNSGGLVSLDVFQSISTPTEITLSGGADGTKSFKFANREIQSTVAVPNGETLALGGLISDKRTEDQSGIPYMNKLPMIGWMFGSTEIKPERTELVVLITPRVVEKKGDINAISNEFRRRLTNLYKGEPDAQPAPVEHSTP from the coding sequence ATGCCTAAGTTCATTCAAAGAATCATCGCCGTCTCAGTATCGGCGACCCTCGGCCTGAGCGGTTGCGAATCACTGATGCCCGACTACTACAAAAAGCCCGCTTCGCCAGACAGCCTGAAGATCGAGAAGGTCTCGTCAGAGCCTCCGCCCGCGCCGCTGGCGGAGGCGCAGACCGACATGCTCAAGAAGCCGGAGTATTACCCGCGGAAGGGCTCGGTGGTCAATCCGCCGTCCTCGAGCGGTGGCGGCTACCCGGGTTCTGCCACATCCTCCGCCGGCGGCGGTGCAACCGGGAAAGGAGGCGGCCGGACCTCGCCCCGGAAGGAAGGCAAGTACACCCTCAATTTCGACGATGCCGACCTGTCGGAGGTCACCAAGGTCATCCTCGGCGACACGCTGAAGGTGAATTACGTCCTGAGTCCCAAGGTCACCGGCAAGGTGAGTCTGCAGACCACCCGGCCGTTGACCGAGGACGAGATGATCCCGACGCTGGAGACGCTGCTGCGCATGAACGGGGCGGCTCTGATCCGCGACGGCGGCATGTACAAGATCGAACCCGACGCCCAGGCCGCGATCAGCGCGTCCGGCCCCGGTGTCGGTCGGGGGATGATGGAGCCGGGCTATCAGTTGCGGGTCGTCCCTCTACGTTACATCAGCGCCCAGGAAATGCAGAAGGTGCTTGAACCCATCATGCCCCCCAAGGCCGTGCTGCGGATGGACGAGACCCGCAACCTGGTCATGGTCGCCGGTACGGCGGAGGAACTGGGCGGCGTCATGGAAGCGGTGCAGATTTTCGACGTCGACTACATGCGGGGGATGTCGGTGGCGATATACCCGGTCAAGAACGCCGACGTGCCGACCATCGCCGAGGAACTGACCAAGGTCTTAGGCCTCGGCGGCAAGGGTGCCATGGGCAACGTGCTGCGCATCCTGCCGATCGAACGCCTCAACGCCATCCTCGCGGTTGCGCCGGAGATGCATCATCTGCAGGAGGTGCAGGACTGGATCGAGCGGCTCGACCGCTACAACACCACACGCACCGGCAATGTCCACGTCTACCGCTGCCAGCATGTGGATGCGACCGAACTTGCCCGGACGCTGGGCGGGATCTTCGGAGGCGGCGCCGGAAAATCGGGCCCGTCGCTGGCGCCGGGACTGACGGGAATGGATGTCAGCAGCGGATCGTCGAGCGCCTTCGGATCCGCGTCTTCGGCCGGTTTCGGCGGAACCTCATCCGGTACCGGTTATGGCGGGTCGGGCAGTTCTTTCGGCGGCTCAGGGAGTTCGTTCGGGGGCACCGGAAGCAGCACCGGCAGCGGTTCCACCTTGGGAGGGTCGAGTGGCGGTATGGGATCGTCGACCGGCGGCAGCAGCGGCGGACTTGGCCGGTCTGGTGGTGGTATGGGCGGGACCGGTGGTGGGCTCGGCACGAGCGGCGGCAGCTTCGGTGGCGGAAGGTCGGGGGCGGGCGGTCAGGGCACGTCCATGATGCAACTCGGCAACAATGCACGGGTCGTTGCCGACCCGTCGAATAATGCGCTGATCGTGATCGCTAAGCCTCAGGACTGGAAGGAAATCGAAGCCGTGATTCAAGCCTTGGATATCTTGCCGCTTCAGGTGCTCATCGATGCGACTATTGTCGAGATCTCGCTCGTAAATGACCTTAAATATGGTCTGAAATGGCTGATCAATAGCGGAAGCAGCCACTCGACCATGAATTCGAATATTCTTTCGACGTTCAAGGATTTCTTTGGAACCGCTGGCGGATTTAGTTATGCTTTCATAGCCAATGGCGGTAACGTCAAGGTATTGCTCAATATGTTGGCGTCAGAGAATTTGGTTAATGTCATTTCCTCGCCGTCCCTCATGGTGCTGAACAATCAGCAGGCCAAGATCAATGTGGGTGACCAGGTGCCTGTGCTGACCGGTACCGGATCGACGACGATCAATACCACATCCCAGTTCAATCAGTATCAGCAGCAGCAGTCTGGTGTCACCTTGCAAATCCGGCCGCGGGTGAATTCCGGGGGGCTGGTTTCGCTGGACGTTTTTCAGTCGATTTCGACCCCTACCGAGATCACGCTTTCCGGTGGTGCAGATGGAACGAAATCGTTTAAGTTCGCTAACCGGGAAATCCAAAGCACCGTGGCGGTGCCGAATGGCGAGACGTTGGCTCTGGGCGGTTTGATTTCGGACAAGCGTACGGAAGATCAGAGTGGTATACCGTATATGAATAAACTTCCGATGATCGGCTGGATGTTCGGTTCCACTGAGATAAAACCGGAGCGCACGGAGTTGGTGGTGCTCATCACCCCTCGGGTTGTGGAAAAGAAAGGCGATATCAACGCGATCAGCAACGAATTCCGCCGTAGGCTGACCAACCTTTATAAAGGCGAGCCGGATGCCCAGCCGGCGCCGGTGGAGCATTCGACGCCGTAA
- a CDS encoding type IV pilus modification PilV family protein: MRKNRTIPEFRTQAGFSLLEMLAAFSIMAIALGVLMRVFGGATRSARIAEEYSRAVIAAESVLDDVGVETPLVPGVTEGRFGEEFRWILRIAPVPIPALEQQMGPNNAPPTGSPLAGLKLFAVDASVVWGEGEEPREVTLSTLRLFNENPTGGPGRLPGGPFGPRM; the protein is encoded by the coding sequence GTGCGGAAGAATCGGACAATTCCTGAGTTTCGAACCCAAGCCGGCTTCTCGCTGCTGGAGATGCTGGCGGCGTTTTCCATCATGGCCATCGCTCTGGGTGTGCTGATGCGGGTTTTCGGCGGCGCGACCCGCTCGGCCCGGATCGCCGAGGAATATTCCCGTGCCGTCATCGCCGCGGAGTCGGTGCTCGACGACGTCGGCGTGGAGACTCCGCTGGTGCCGGGCGTGACCGAAGGCCGTTTCGGCGAGGAATTCCGCTGGATTCTGCGGATCGCCCCCGTGCCCATCCCTGCACTCGAGCAGCAGATGGGGCCCAACAATGCGCCTCCCACGGGATCGCCGCTGGCCGGTCTCAAACTGTTCGCCGTGGACGCCAGCGTTGTGTGGGGGGAGGGCGAGGAGCCGCGGGAAGTCACCTTGAGCACCCTGCGGCTGTTCAACGAAAATCCGACCGGCGGCCCCGGCCGCCTGCCGGGCGGTCCGTTCGGCCCCCGCATGTAG